In the Candidatus Latescibacter sp. genome, one interval contains:
- the nifU gene encoding Fe-S cluster assembly scaffold protein NifU → MYTEKVMDHFEHPRNVGTIENPDGLGKQGNPICGDVMELAIKVKNDVIEDIKFRTFGCCAAIATSSMVTEMVKGKTIEEAEKISKQAVAEALDGLPPAKMHCSNLAAEALQDAIRDYREKLKVKG, encoded by the coding sequence ATGTATACTGAAAAGGTTATGGATCATTTCGAACATCCCCGCAATGTGGGAACCATTGAGAATCCCGACGGTCTCGGGAAACAGGGGAATCCTATATGCGGCGATGTTATGGAGCTTGCCATAAAGGTAAAAAATGATGTTATAGAAGACATCAAGTTTCGGACATTCGGATGCTGCGCCGCAATCGCCACTTCATCCATGGTTACCGAGATGGTGAAAGGGAAAACCATCGAGGAGGCGGAAAAGATAAGCAAGCAGGCTGTGGCGGAGGCGCTGGACGGGCTTCCGCCTGCGAAAATGCACTGTTCCAACCTGGCCGCCGAAGCTCTGCAGGACGCCATACGGGATTACCGCGAAAAGCTCAAGGTCAAAGGTTGA